The following are encoded in a window of Bacillus sp. es.036 genomic DNA:
- a CDS encoding amidohydrolase, protein MTILFKQARVYPVASPLLPCADVLVKDGLIHQISPSIPEEPTMTVIDGKGYHLFPGFIDAHTHLGLYDEGTGWAGNDANETVEALTPHVRALDGVNPLDVGFKDAIAFGVTSVQVMPGSANIIGGLTTVLKTHGKNVEKMIVREIAGLKIALGENPKRVHSQSNNDSITRMGIMGLLREAFYDASRSNQKEHPRIAPIIAALNREIPVRIHAHRADDILTAVRFAREFNLDLRIEHCTEGHLIADELSGQNMKVTVGPSMTRRSKIELKNKTWATYGILNSHGIEVSITTDHPYVPIQYLNICAALAVREGLSEEKAIEGITLNPAKSLGVDHRIGSIEVGKDADLVLWSNHPFQYDARPLLTMINGEIIR, encoded by the coding sequence ATGACAATTTTATTTAAGCAAGCTCGCGTCTATCCGGTTGCTTCCCCATTACTACCCTGTGCTGATGTTCTCGTAAAAGACGGTCTTATTCATCAAATATCCCCATCTATACCTGAGGAACCTACAATGACAGTTATTGACGGGAAGGGATATCATCTTTTTCCTGGGTTCATTGATGCTCATACACATTTGGGGCTATATGATGAAGGGACTGGTTGGGCTGGAAATGATGCCAATGAAACGGTAGAAGCTCTAACGCCCCATGTGAGAGCGCTTGATGGTGTTAATCCATTGGACGTTGGCTTTAAAGATGCCATTGCCTTTGGGGTTACCTCCGTTCAAGTTATGCCAGGGAGTGCCAATATTATTGGCGGCTTAACTACTGTTTTGAAAACACATGGAAAAAATGTAGAGAAAATGATTGTAAGAGAAATAGCTGGACTTAAAATTGCCTTAGGCGAAAATCCCAAACGAGTGCATAGTCAATCAAATAATGACTCAATTACCCGAATGGGCATTATGGGATTACTGCGTGAAGCATTCTATGATGCAAGTCGCTCAAATCAAAAAGAGCATCCGCGTATAGCACCTATTATTGCGGCGCTCAATCGTGAAATCCCTGTTAGAATACACGCTCATCGAGCTGATGATATCTTAACAGCCGTTCGCTTTGCCAGGGAATTTAATCTCGATCTCAGAATTGAGCACTGTACAGAAGGACATCTTATTGCCGATGAACTTAGCGGACAAAACATGAAAGTAACAGTAGGACCATCAATGACAAGACGCTCTAAAATCGAACTTAAAAATAAAACATGGGCTACTTATGGAATCTTAAATAGTCATGGGATTGAAGTGTCGATTACAACAGATCATCCGTACGTTCCAATCCAATACTTAAACATTTGTGCTGCACTTGCGGTTAGAGAAGGATTAAGTGAAGAAAAAGCCATTGAAGGCATTACCCTTAATCCCGCAAAAAGTCTTGGCGTTGACCATCGAATTGGCAGCATTGAAGTCGGAAAAGATGCCGACTTAGTACTCTGGTCCAACCATCCTTTTCAGTATGATGCTCGCCCTCTTTTAACCATGATTAACGGGGAAATTATTCGCTAA
- a CDS encoding YczE/YyaS/YitT family protein, whose amino-acid sequence MKRFLFYVVGLFVLTAGITLTIKSDIGAGAWDALNVGLSETIGFTVGSWVIIVGVILIIVNAILMRAWPDFFALITIIVTGLFIDFWLLTLFADWTISDVFIAYAVFAIGMILVGLGIAIYLQAKFAVIPIDGLMLAIHHKTGLSIRTSKTIGELIALVAAVILGGPIGIGTLAITFGIGPLVQFFYPTFEKMNA is encoded by the coding sequence ATGAAGCGCTTTTTGTTCTATGTAGTTGGGTTATTCGTATTAACAGCTGGAATAACATTAACCATCAAATCAGATATTGGTGCGGGGGCCTGGGATGCCCTTAATGTTGGATTATCGGAAACAATCGGATTTACAGTTGGCAGTTGGGTCATTATTGTTGGGGTGATCTTGATTATTGTAAACGCAATTCTAATGAGAGCGTGGCCGGATTTCTTTGCACTCATTACAATTATTGTTACAGGTTTATTCATTGATTTTTGGTTATTAACATTATTTGCAGATTGGACGATTTCGGATGTTTTCATAGCATACGCTGTTTTTGCAATTGGAATGATCTTGGTAGGACTTGGAATCGCAATTTATCTTCAAGCGAAATTTGCCGTTATTCCGATTGATGGGTTAATGCTTGCGATTCATCACAAAACAGGTCTAAGCATCCGAACTTCAAAAACAATTGGTGAGCTGATTGCCCTAGTTGCTGCTGTTATTTTAGGAGGGCCGATCGGAATCGGTACCCTGGCTATTACATTTGGTATTGGTCCACTTGTACAGTTTTTCTATCCTACTTTTGAAAAAATGAACGCTTAA
- the rlmD gene encoding 23S rRNA (uracil(1939)-C(5))-methyltransferase RlmD: protein MLDNKKVKGTGLTNGQTIPLTIKRLGINGEGVGFFKRTVVFVPGALPGEEITAEVTKVFPNRAVAKVKRLRKKSNDRVTPPCPVYEECGGCQLQHMSYQAQLREKRDIVIQSFERHAKLGENDLTIKPVIGMEDPWNYRNKSQLQVRKQKGKVIAGLYGAGSHELVELTNCLVQHPETNRVTRQVVNILQDLNISIYHEKKRNGLVRTIVTRVGFETGQIQLVLVTSEETIPRKELLMKEIKKRLPEVRSVIQNVNGKRTSLIFGEKTLLLEGEEVIQESLGDLNFELSARAFFQLNPLQTVKLYDEVKNAADLTGNENVIDAYCGVGTIGLWLAEEAKEVRGMDVIKESIDDARENARRHGYESKMTYDVGKAEEVVPKWIKEGFKPNVIVVDPPRTGCDDTLLATMVKAEADRIVYVSCNPSTLAKDASYLMKKGYKLEQLQPVDMFPQTSHVEVVSVFKKKQR from the coding sequence TTGTTGGATAACAAAAAGGTGAAAGGGACAGGACTTACGAACGGTCAAACCATTCCTTTAACAATTAAGCGATTAGGCATAAACGGGGAAGGTGTAGGATTCTTTAAGAGAACGGTTGTTTTTGTACCAGGAGCACTGCCTGGGGAAGAAATTACAGCTGAAGTGACAAAAGTTTTCCCTAACCGAGCAGTAGCCAAAGTAAAACGGCTTCGTAAAAAGTCGAACGATCGTGTTACTCCTCCATGTCCTGTTTATGAAGAATGTGGTGGATGTCAGTTGCAACATATGAGTTATCAGGCTCAATTACGTGAGAAGCGTGATATCGTGATTCAGTCGTTTGAGCGGCATGCAAAATTAGGTGAAAACGATTTAACTATAAAACCCGTTATCGGAATGGAAGATCCATGGAATTATCGAAACAAGAGCCAGCTGCAGGTTAGAAAGCAAAAAGGAAAGGTCATTGCAGGGTTATACGGCGCGGGTTCTCATGAACTAGTTGAACTGACAAATTGCCTCGTTCAACATCCTGAAACAAATCGCGTTACACGTCAGGTTGTAAACATTCTACAAGATTTAAACATTTCAATTTATCATGAAAAGAAGCGAAATGGTCTTGTTCGGACCATTGTGACAAGAGTGGGGTTTGAAACCGGTCAAATTCAACTTGTTCTTGTTACTTCAGAAGAAACGATTCCTAGAAAAGAATTGTTAATGAAAGAAATTAAGAAAAGACTGCCAGAAGTTAGATCCGTTATTCAAAATGTAAATGGGAAACGAACTTCTCTAATATTTGGTGAGAAAACCCTTTTATTAGAAGGAGAAGAAGTGATTCAAGAGTCATTAGGTGATTTGAATTTCGAATTATCTGCTCGTGCTTTCTTCCAGCTTAATCCACTTCAAACCGTAAAACTATATGATGAAGTGAAAAATGCCGCTGATCTTACTGGTAACGAAAATGTTATTGATGCTTATTGTGGAGTGGGTACAATTGGTCTTTGGCTTGCTGAGGAAGCCAAAGAAGTAAGAGGAATGGATGTCATCAAAGAGTCAATTGATGATGCAAGGGAGAATGCTCGAAGACACGGGTATGAGTCAAAAATGACTTATGATGTTGGAAAAGCAGAAGAAGTTGTACCGAAATGGATAAAAGAAGGGTTTAAGCCAAATGTTATCGTGGTGGATCCACCTAGAACAGGTTGTGATGATACTTTATTAGCTACTATGGTGAAAGCTGAAGCAGATCGCATTGTTTATGTATCGTGTAATCCTTCTACTTTGGCCAAAGATGCCAGCTACTTGATGAAAAAAGGGTATAAGCTAGAGCAATTGCAACCAGTTGATATGTTCCCACAAACCTCTCATGTAGAAGTGGTATCGGTTTTCAAGAAAAAACAGCGCTAA
- a CDS encoding pyridoxamine 5'-phosphate oxidase family protein: MSQSEIKNKVLSIFDSHYVGTLSTVKDNKPHSRFMTFFNDELTLMTPTSKETHKVEDIEQNKNVHVLLGYDGEGWHDRFVEVQGQVTIDDSKETKEKLWGDQLKRWFDSPEDPNYIVLKIKPDTIRLMNEGENTPETLEL; encoded by the coding sequence ATGTCTCAATCAGAAATTAAAAATAAGGTTTTAAGCATTTTCGATTCTCACTATGTAGGTACGCTAAGTACAGTGAAGGATAATAAGCCACATTCACGATTTATGACTTTCTTCAATGACGAGTTAACGCTCATGACACCAACAAGTAAGGAAACACATAAGGTGGAAGACATCGAACAAAATAAGAATGTGCATGTCCTACTTGGTTACGATGGCGAAGGATGGCATGATCGCTTTGTAGAAGTACAGGGGCAGGTTACCATCGATGATTCCAAAGAAACGAAGGAAAAATTATGGGGGGATCAACTGAAACGCTGGTTTGATTCACCTGAAGATCCTAACTACATCGTTCTTAAAATCAAACCGGATACAATCCGCCTCATGAACGAGGGAGAAAACACTCCAGAAACGCTAGAATTGTAG
- a CDS encoding GNAT family N-acetyltransferase → MIKHRDLSECHVLFDLMVDPAVFPFVRHKASSYDEYLFLTKQLIEAEEQGELVSRTILDEWGNPIGTINLYDIEQETGFLGTWIGTSYHGKGYNQLAKEAFFNELFFDKQIKTIFMRINKENTRSQKAAEKIPYVEKANDKWPEVYHKINSGEKSYHLYEIERDNYHLHVMRKGLESVEVQMEA, encoded by the coding sequence ATGATTAAACATCGTGACCTGTCGGAATGTCATGTGCTATTTGACTTGATGGTTGACCCAGCTGTCTTCCCATTCGTGCGTCATAAAGCAAGCTCTTACGATGAATATTTGTTCTTAACCAAACAACTCATTGAAGCTGAGGAACAGGGGGAGCTTGTTTCTCGAACCATTCTAGATGAATGGGGTAATCCAATCGGTACGATTAATTTATATGATATTGAACAAGAAACCGGATTTCTCGGCACCTGGATCGGCACCTCTTATCACGGTAAAGGGTACAATCAACTTGCAAAAGAAGCCTTTTTCAACGAGTTGTTTTTTGATAAGCAAATCAAAACCATTTTTATGAGAATCAACAAGGAAAACACGCGGTCGCAAAAAGCAGCTGAAAAAATTCCTTATGTTGAAAAAGCCAATGACAAATGGCCAGAAGTTTATCATAAAATCAATTCTGGAGAAAAGTCATATCATTTATATGAAATCGAACGCGACAACTACCATCTTCATGTAATGCGTAAAGGACTAGAGTCTGTTGAAGTTCAAATGGAAGCATAA
- the recX gene encoding recombination regulator RecX, with amino-acid sequence MKVTRITTQKNNNERFSIFIDKGSGEEFGFGVDQDVLISFDLRKGVELSDEMLEGIQFEDQIKKGMNYALNYLSYRMRSEKEVKEYLLKKEVPEEAFPKIIEKLKRYGYINDLEFAIAFVRTKINAGGKGPYVLAQELNQKGVTKPMIDQSLEEYSYEQQLEIAKNLAEKKASKLKKSSATEQKQKVNQELRAKGFDRDIIQEVMEQINLDKGDNEEWEALVMQAQKAERRYSKLGRREFDQKMKQFLYRKGFPFPLINKYLEEFNDQ; translated from the coding sequence GTGAAGGTTACACGAATAACGACTCAGAAAAATAATAATGAGCGTTTTTCAATATTTATTGATAAAGGATCTGGTGAAGAGTTCGGTTTCGGAGTGGATCAAGATGTTTTGATTAGCTTTGATCTCCGAAAAGGTGTTGAATTAAGTGACGAAATGCTTGAAGGCATTCAGTTTGAGGACCAGATAAAAAAAGGCATGAATTACGCTTTGAATTATCTATCTTACCGGATGCGCTCAGAAAAAGAAGTGAAAGAATACCTTCTAAAAAAAGAGGTACCAGAAGAAGCATTTCCTAAGATAATTGAAAAGCTTAAACGCTATGGCTATATAAATGATCTTGAGTTCGCCATTGCATTTGTAAGAACCAAGATAAATGCGGGTGGAAAAGGACCGTATGTACTTGCACAAGAACTTAACCAAAAAGGGGTTACGAAACCAATGATTGATCAATCACTTGAAGAATACTCTTATGAACAGCAGCTTGAGATTGCTAAAAATTTAGCTGAAAAGAAAGCGTCAAAGCTTAAGAAGTCATCAGCAACGGAGCAAAAACAGAAAGTGAACCAGGAGCTGAGAGCGAAAGGATTCGACCGAGATATTATTCAAGAAGTGATGGAGCAAATCAATTTAGATAAAGGCGATAACGAAGAATGGGAAGCCCTCGTTATGCAAGCTCAAAAAGCCGAACGTCGCTACAGTAAGCTAGGACGTAGAGAATTTGATCAAAAGATGAAGCAGTTTTTGTATCGTAAAGGATTCCCATTTCCATTAATTAATAAGTACCTTGAAGAATTTAACGATCAATAA
- a CDS encoding YfkD famly protein — translation MKKLALIILLLTFISPLNSLAAEGKKAGNNQSLQVPDSTVNISKENTYPNPAQDLPTLQPSELTKELTGSAKVRIENPELIQILNDSSISPSKLAIGYRASIYLGKWALNYDSAETNVNWQYKQANVNRVDNRGGTGPVQMTYRQEEEKKVNGGLTASIPDSEDVKKMMMMKASEKTKLSLSFQTMIGKDTKKGNVYNVGAKHYGTLTSFVPAVNEKGKVTYGEVYLVLKGSKMKLEVRNVTQQGIGAWIPVQDYLSFEFNTRQ, via the coding sequence ATGAAGAAATTAGCCTTAATTATCCTACTTTTAACCTTTATCTCGCCACTAAATTCCTTAGCTGCCGAGGGGAAGAAAGCAGGAAATAATCAATCGCTACAAGTTCCAGATTCGACGGTCAATATTTCAAAGGAGAACACATACCCGAACCCAGCCCAAGATTTACCGACTTTACAGCCGAGTGAGCTAACAAAAGAGTTGACTGGCTCCGCTAAGGTTCGTATCGAAAATCCTGAGCTAATTCAGATATTAAATGACTCCTCAATTTCACCATCTAAGCTTGCGATTGGCTATCGTGCGAGCATCTATCTCGGCAAGTGGGCACTGAATTATGACTCTGCTGAGACAAATGTTAATTGGCAATATAAGCAGGCGAATGTGAACCGAGTAGACAATAGAGGTGGAACTGGTCCAGTTCAAATGACATACCGTCAAGAAGAAGAGAAAAAAGTAAACGGCGGCCTAACTGCCTCAATTCCTGACAGTGAAGATGTAAAGAAAATGATGATGATGAAAGCTTCTGAAAAAACGAAGCTATCTCTTTCTTTTCAAACAATGATTGGGAAAGATACGAAAAAAGGGAATGTTTATAACGTTGGTGCAAAGCATTATGGGACACTGACAAGTTTTGTACCTGCAGTGAATGAGAAAGGCAAAGTAACCTATGGTGAAGTGTATCTTGTGTTAAAAGGAAGCAAAATGAAATTGGAAGTACGAAATGTAACACAGCAGGGAATTGGGGCATGGATACCTGTTCAGGATTATTTAAGTTTTGAATTTAATACTCGGCAGTAA
- a CDS encoding MATE family efflux transporter, with protein MNKTHDFTEGNIAKQMVFFSLPIFLTNLLQTSYQFIDSIWVGNLLGANALGAISIAAPVIFTVLSFIIGVNSATLTVLSQRKGASDQNGLIESLNAFVVALTILSVLFGIIGFIFTDPILKFLGTPDEIFESTKVYLRINFLGILFLFGYNFIGTVLRALGDSKTPIRFVLFAVILNTVLDPLFISYFNWGIEGAAYATILSQGAAFLYGVIYSVWKSKIPFTIPHLPDSKEIKRISKLGIPAGLQMMTVSAGVTAIMGIVASFGTQVVAGFGAAQRLDRIIMLPAFTLGAAVNSMAGQNIGSGKWGRVSAISKNGIILILSVSLTISAIIFFSAESMIRLFINDPETIAFGENYLKTVAFFYPFLGINFVLNGVVKAAGAMVQVLVLNIISFWVLRVPLTYLFSKWLGAEGIAYGIGVSFIISSLFAIAYYRYGKWREIDLFEGNQETSDDKVPQKKNG; from the coding sequence ATGAACAAAACACACGACTTTACTGAAGGAAATATTGCGAAACAAATGGTCTTTTTTTCGTTACCTATATTCTTAACAAATTTACTCCAAACGTCGTATCAATTTATCGATAGCATTTGGGTGGGGAACTTACTCGGGGCAAATGCTCTTGGAGCGATTTCTATTGCAGCTCCGGTGATTTTTACTGTTCTCTCATTCATTATCGGGGTGAATAGTGCGACGTTAACCGTATTGTCTCAGAGGAAGGGAGCCTCTGATCAAAACGGACTCATTGAGTCGCTAAATGCATTTGTTGTAGCTTTAACGATTCTCTCGGTTCTTTTTGGCATTATTGGATTTATTTTTACTGATCCCATTCTAAAATTTTTAGGAACGCCTGATGAAATATTTGAGAGTACGAAAGTGTACTTACGAATTAATTTTCTCGGTATTTTGTTCTTATTTGGCTATAACTTTATTGGGACAGTTTTACGGGCGCTTGGGGATAGCAAAACTCCGATTCGCTTTGTACTGTTTGCTGTTATATTAAATACCGTATTGGACCCTCTTTTCATTTCTTATTTTAATTGGGGAATTGAAGGGGCAGCTTATGCGACAATTCTTTCACAAGGTGCTGCCTTTTTGTATGGCGTGATTTATTCAGTATGGAAGTCTAAAATTCCATTTACAATTCCGCATCTTCCTGACTCAAAAGAAATTAAGCGTATTTCCAAGCTAGGTATACCAGCAGGATTGCAAATGATGACTGTATCTGCAGGAGTAACAGCGATTATGGGAATTGTAGCGAGCTTTGGTACGCAAGTAGTTGCAGGATTTGGAGCAGCACAAAGACTTGATCGCATTATTATGTTACCGGCTTTTACACTTGGAGCAGCGGTGAACAGCATGGCTGGACAAAATATTGGCTCTGGGAAATGGGGTAGAGTCTCTGCGATCTCTAAAAATGGGATTATTTTAATTCTTTCCGTTTCTCTTACCATTAGCGCCATTATCTTCTTTTCTGCTGAATCAATGATTCGCCTGTTCATTAACGATCCGGAGACCATTGCTTTTGGTGAAAACTACTTAAAAACGGTTGCCTTTTTCTATCCGTTTCTTGGCATTAACTTTGTTTTAAACGGCGTTGTGAAAGCAGCAGGTGCGATGGTTCAAGTGCTCGTACTTAATATTATTTCGTTCTGGGTCCTTCGTGTACCGCTTACTTACCTTTTCTCAAAATGGTTAGGCGCAGAGGGGATTGCATATGGAATAGGAGTAAGCTTTATCATCTCAAGTCTATTCGCGATTGCATATTACCGTTATGGGAAATGGCGTGAAATTGATTTGTTTGAAGGTAATCAAGAGACAAGTGATGACAAAGTCCCTCAAAAAAAGAATGGTTAA
- the pdaA gene encoding delta-lactam-biosynthetic de-N-acetylase — translation MRIALLTIVLFVGTMTGAHAIDNESHDWYFKRSKNHAPATTEPEFQEMLKPYDSYFIGQSEKKELYMTFDNGYENGYTDEILDVLRKEEVPATFFVTGHYLRDQPDLVKRMVKEGHLVGNHSWSHPDMTAISDDKIRTELRKVKEEYARLTGDETMQYLRPPRGVFSERSLAISHEEGYHNIFWSLAYKDWETNKQKGSQYAYDSIMKQVHPGAIMLLHTVSKDNAEALEKVIQDLKKEGYTFKSLDDLVLKEKLPTMP, via the coding sequence ATGAGGATAGCTTTATTAACAATTGTTCTATTTGTGGGCACGATGACTGGAGCACATGCGATCGATAATGAATCGCATGATTGGTATTTTAAACGTAGTAAAAATCATGCACCCGCTACGACAGAACCTGAATTTCAAGAAATGCTAAAACCGTATGATAGTTATTTTATTGGTCAGTCAGAGAAAAAAGAGCTATATATGACGTTTGATAACGGGTATGAAAATGGTTATACAGATGAAATCTTAGACGTTCTAAGAAAAGAAGAAGTACCTGCAACTTTCTTTGTAACGGGACATTACTTGAGAGATCAACCCGATCTTGTGAAGCGAATGGTGAAAGAGGGGCATCTTGTTGGAAATCATTCTTGGAGCCATCCAGATATGACGGCGATTTCTGATGATAAAATAAGGACTGAGTTACGTAAGGTTAAAGAGGAATATGCTCGTTTAACGGGAGACGAGACGATGCAATATTTACGACCGCCGCGTGGGGTTTTTAGCGAAAGATCACTCGCAATTTCTCATGAAGAAGGATACCATAACATCTTCTGGTCACTCGCTTATAAAGATTGGGAAACGAATAAGCAAAAAGGTAGTCAGTATGCGTATGACTCCATCATGAAACAGGTGCATCCCGGCGCCATCATGCTACTTCATACCGTTTCAAAAGATAACGCAGAAGCTCTTGAAAAGGTTATCCAAGATCTAAAGAAAGAGGGCTATACGTTTAAGAGTCTTGATGATCTTGTTTTGAAGGAAAAACTGCCGACTATGCCTTAA
- a CDS encoding YfhD family protein: MAKRPNYSEGKQKRQAKNPIPSAQNEDVEFASEFDSADAKAAERARAADQRNKKNK, encoded by the coding sequence ATGGCAAAACGTCCAAATTATTCAGAAGGTAAACAAAAACGTCAGGCTAAAAACCCAATTCCATCAGCACAAAACGAAGATGTAGAATTCGCAAGTGAATTCGATTCAGCTGATGCGAAAGCAGCAGAAAGAGCACGAGCAGCAGATCAGCGTAACAAGAAAAACAAATAA
- a CDS encoding YfhE family protein, with product MDKRKGRDNKESKMTLTKTQDVLFGREFKRADRAGHK from the coding sequence GTGGATAAACGGAAAGGTAGAGATAACAAAGAATCGAAAATGACGTTAACCAAAACACAAGATGTACTTTTTGGCCGTGAATTTAAACGCGCTGACAGGGCTGGTCATAAGTAA
- a CDS encoding DNA-3-methyladenine glycosylase family protein translates to MWAEKIFPQKPYNVNRLFRRLNLDPLQCVDDHNQILKVPLIIQQEKDVYSVQFIGTDEHPCFEISGKDVSKRDEAVTRINQIFDFQMDTPSISSTLRKTDLHSLVDDYIGMPIICEPDVYSALLKNIVHQQLNMKFAYTLMYRFVTRYGTKMDDVWFYPNPEVVSKLKVDELRELQFSKRKAEYVIGIAEKMLSGDLDLEKLYAQTNKEVYDELLPIRGVGPWTVECVLLFGLGRKDILPAGDVGIQNALMKWYQLPTKPSKEEVQAYRKKWSPYSSYVSMYLWESLSG, encoded by the coding sequence GTGTGGGCTGAGAAAATATTTCCTCAAAAACCGTACAATGTGAATCGACTTTTCCGAAGATTAAACTTAGATCCGCTTCAGTGTGTGGATGATCATAATCAAATCCTTAAAGTTCCGTTAATCATACAACAAGAAAAAGATGTTTATTCTGTTCAGTTTATTGGAACAGACGAACACCCTTGCTTTGAGATAAGTGGAAAAGATGTTAGCAAAAGAGACGAAGCTGTTACTCGCATTAACCAAATCTTTGACTTTCAAATGGATACGCCTAGTATCTCTTCAACATTAAGAAAAACAGATCTTCATTCATTAGTCGACGATTATATAGGTATGCCTATTATTTGTGAGCCTGATGTGTACAGTGCTTTACTAAAGAATATTGTTCATCAGCAGCTTAATATGAAGTTTGCTTATACACTAATGTATCGCTTTGTGACGCGTTATGGTACTAAAATGGATGACGTATGGTTTTATCCTAACCCCGAGGTTGTAAGCAAGCTTAAGGTAGATGAGTTACGAGAACTACAATTTAGTAAAAGAAAAGCGGAATACGTGATTGGAATTGCCGAAAAGATGCTGTCAGGCGATCTTGATTTAGAGAAGCTCTATGCACAAACGAATAAGGAAGTGTATGATGAGTTGCTTCCAATCAGAGGTGTTGGCCCGTGGACAGTTGAATGTGTCCTTCTTTTTGGATTAGGAAGAAAGGATATTTTGCCAGCAGGTGATGTAGGCATTCAAAATGCCCTCATGAAGTGGTATCAGCTACCAACGAAGCCGTCAAAAGAAGAAGTACAGGCTTATAGAAAGAAGTGGTCACCGTATTCGAGCTATGTTTCCATGTATTTATGGGAAAGCTTAAGCGGTTAA
- a CDS encoding TIGR01777 family oxidoreductase, giving the protein MNIAITGGTGFVGSALTESFVNDGHSVYILTRNPANKPVKKGVTYVKWLQDDAEPEKELPNIHAFINLAGESINSGRWTEERKQRILDSRISATREITSIIEKLDQKPRVLVNASAIGFYGSSLDQSFTENDTEPGSDFLADVSRKWEDEAMKAQNHGVRTVLARFGVILGEEGALPLMVLPYKLFMGGKLGDGRQWYSWVHIMDVVGMIRFAVDHESVQGPLNVTAPEPKRMNDFGKTVGEVLNRPHWMPVPEAPVQAALGEKSGIVLKGQCVLPHKAKELGYPFRYIKLKDALENLLV; this is encoded by the coding sequence ATGAACATTGCGATCACCGGAGGAACAGGTTTTGTCGGAAGCGCTCTAACTGAGTCATTTGTTAATGATGGGCATTCTGTGTATATCCTAACACGTAATCCTGCAAACAAACCTGTTAAAAAAGGTGTTACATATGTGAAATGGTTGCAGGACGACGCTGAGCCAGAAAAAGAACTGCCAAATATTCATGCTTTTATTAATTTAGCCGGCGAGTCGATCAATAGTGGACGATGGACGGAAGAGCGGAAACAACGTATTCTCGATAGTCGTATCTCAGCAACTAGAGAGATCACTTCAATCATAGAGAAACTTGACCAAAAACCTCGCGTACTTGTAAACGCTTCGGCGATTGGCTTTTATGGCTCCTCTCTTGATCAATCATTTACGGAAAATGATACAGAGCCCGGCTCAGATTTTCTAGCTGATGTTTCAAGAAAATGGGAAGATGAAGCAATGAAAGCACAAAACCATGGTGTAAGAACAGTTCTTGCTCGTTTTGGCGTTATTCTTGGCGAAGAAGGTGCACTTCCATTAATGGTACTCCCATATAAATTATTTATGGGTGGAAAACTTGGAGACGGACGTCAATGGTATTCCTGGGTACATATCATGGACGTTGTTGGAATGATCAGATTTGCCGTCGATCACGAATCAGTTCAAGGACCATTAAACGTTACGGCACCTGAACCAAAAAGAATGAATGATTTTGGTAAAACGGTCGGTGAAGTACTGAATCGACCACACTGGATGCCTGTTCCAGAAGCGCCAGTGCAGGCTGCTTTAGGAGAAAAGAGCGGAATTGTGTTAAAAGGTCAATGTGTTCTACCACATAAAGCGAAAGAACTCGGCTACCCTTTCCGCTATATTAAATTAAAAGATGCTCTCGAGAACCTGCTGGTATAA